The following coding sequences are from one Bacillus kexueae window:
- a CDS encoding aminotransferase class I/II-fold pyridoxal phosphate-dependent enzyme: MYQNLKNGDKLSPIVKRVEEKIRPVHQEIDRRVEANQFRVLKSFQTHKVSDSHFIPSTGYGYDDHGRDTLESIYADVFGGEAALVRPQIISGTHAISIALFGVLRPGDELIYITGKPYDTLEEIVGIRGNGVGSLKEFGIGYQTVELQEDGSVNFEAVKRAITSKTKMIGIQRSKGYATRPSFTIEQIKEMIDFIKSIRQDLVVFVDNCYGEFVEELEPCHVGADLMAGSLIKNPGGGLAKTGGYIVGKKELVEACSYRMTSPGIGNEAGASLYSLLEMYQGFFLSPHVVGQALKGAIFTSAMLEEVGFNTNPLWNTPRTDLIQSVQFDSADMMIAFCQAIQFASPVNSHVTPYASYMPGYEDDVIMAAGTFIQGASIELSADGPIRPPFVAYVQGGLTYEHVKIAICHALDTLVEKKLLSLP, translated from the coding sequence ATGTATCAAAATTTAAAAAACGGTGATAAATTATCACCTATCGTTAAACGGGTAGAGGAAAAAATTCGTCCTGTACATCAAGAAATTGACCGACGTGTGGAAGCGAATCAATTTCGTGTATTAAAGAGCTTCCAAACGCATAAAGTGAGTGATAGTCATTTTATCCCTTCAACAGGATATGGGTATGATGACCATGGACGGGATACGTTAGAATCTATTTATGCGGATGTTTTTGGTGGAGAGGCTGCATTAGTTCGACCGCAAATTATTTCTGGCACTCACGCCATTTCAATCGCTCTCTTTGGGGTATTACGTCCGGGGGATGAATTGATTTACATAACGGGAAAACCTTATGATACATTAGAAGAAATTGTTGGTATTCGAGGAAACGGAGTGGGGTCGTTAAAAGAATTTGGAATCGGATACCAAACCGTTGAACTACAAGAAGATGGGTCTGTCAATTTTGAAGCTGTTAAACGAGCAATAACATCCAAAACGAAAATGATCGGTATTCAGCGTTCGAAAGGATATGCAACTCGTCCATCTTTTACAATTGAACAAATTAAAGAAATGATTGATTTCATTAAATCAATTCGACAAGATCTAGTCGTATTTGTTGACAATTGTTATGGGGAATTTGTAGAAGAATTAGAACCTTGTCATGTAGGAGCGGACTTGATGGCGGGATCGTTAATAAAAAATCCAGGAGGTGGCTTGGCTAAGACAGGCGGATACATTGTCGGAAAGAAAGAGCTTGTTGAAGCTTGTTCTTATCGCATGACATCCCCGGGGATTGGGAATGAAGCAGGTGCATCTTTATATAGCTTACTAGAAATGTATCAAGGCTTTTTCTTAAGTCCTCATGTCGTTGGTCAAGCGTTGAAAGGTGCCATCTTCACTTCCGCAATGCTTGAGGAAGTAGGATTCAATACGAATCCGCTCTGGAATACACCTCGTACGGACTTAATTCAATCCGTACAATTTGATAGTGCGGACATGATGATTGCTTTTTGTCAAGCTATTCAATTTGCTTCCCCAGTTAATTCGCATGTAACGCCTTATGCGAGTTATATGCCTGGCTATGAAGATGATGTTATTATGGCTGCAGGAACCTTCATTCAAGGAGCAAGTATAGAATTATCCGCTGACGGACCGATTCGCCCTCCATTTGTGGCATATGTACAAGGTGGATTAACGTATGAGCATGTCAAAATTGCCATTTGTCATGCATTAGATACATTAGTTGAAAAGAAGTTACTCTCACTTCCATAA
- a CDS encoding MerR family transcriptional regulator, translating into MSDEIRRSMPLFPIGIVMQLTELSARQIRYYEEHGLVSPARTEGNRRLFSFNDVDKLLEIKSLIEKGVNMAGIKQLFAVKEENAMERVEKAPKQELSDAELRKMLKEELLQAGRFQRATLRHGDMSRFFH; encoded by the coding sequence GTGAGTGACGAAATTAGACGATCGATGCCACTTTTTCCGATTGGAATCGTAATGCAACTAACTGAACTTTCAGCTCGTCAAATACGCTATTATGAAGAACACGGCCTCGTTTCTCCCGCTCGAACTGAAGGTAATCGTCGATTGTTTTCATTCAATGATGTTGATAAATTGCTAGAAATAAAATCGTTGATTGAGAAAGGTGTAAACATGGCTGGTATAAAGCAATTGTTTGCTGTGAAAGAAGAAAATGCCATGGAACGAGTTGAAAAAGCACCGAAACAAGAGCTTTCCGATGCTGAACTCCGTAAGATGCTGAAAGAGGAACTGCTTCAAGCCGGTCGCTTTCAGCGGGCAACACTTCGACATGGGGATATGTCAAGGTTTTTCCATTAA